GCTCGTCGTACTCCCCCGACAGCAGGGTGCGGATCTCCAGCGCGTCGATGGAGCGGCGCAGCGAGGTCAGCTCGGTCTCCGCCTCGGCCATGGTGGCGGCGTCGCCCTCCTCCTGGCCCATCTCGACCAGCACGGCGAGGTCGTCCAGCCGGGAGCGCAGCGAGATCAGCCGCTCCTGCTCCGACTGCAGCACGGAGAGCCGGGAGGTGACCCGCTGGGCGTTCTCCTGGTCGTCCCACAGGTCCGGCGCGGACACCTGCTGCTCCAGCTCGGCGATCTCCGCGCGCTTGCCGGCCGGGTCGAGGACCGTCTCGATGGAGGTGAGGGCACGATCCAGGTCGTGGAGGGCGAGAGCGAAATCAGCGGGCACGACCCCGCATCCTACGCGCGTCGGCGGAGGACCCCTAGGATGCCGGGCGGACCAGAGGGAGGAGCACCCGTGGACGACGCCGTCGTGGCCGTGGACATCGGTGGGACCAAGGTGGCCATGGCCGTGGTCGCCGCCGACGGGCAGGTGCTGTTCGAGGACGTCGTGCCCACCGGGACCGGTGAGGACCCCGAGCAGCTGTGGCAGCCGATCGGAGCGGCCCTGGCCGGTCTGCTGGACGGGGTCGGCGACGTCCTCGGTGAGGAGACCCGCGTCGGCATCGGCTCCGCCGGGCCGGTGCACGGCCCGGAGGGGCTGGTCAGCCCGGTCAACATCCCGGCCTGGCGCAGGTGGCCGGTCCGGGACCGGGTGCTGGACGCGGTGGTGCGGGCGACCGGTCGCCCCGCCACCGGTGTGCTCGCCGGGGACGGGCACTGCATCGCGGTCGGGGAGCACTGGCTGGGGGCCGGGCGCGACGTCTCGTCGATGGTCGGCATGGTGATCTCCACCGGCGTGGGCGGGGGTGCGGTGATCGACGACGTGCTCTTCGCCGGGGCGACCGGCAACGCCGTCCACATCGGCCACACCTCGGTGAACTTCCTCGGCGAGCGGTGCGCCTGCGGGAGCCACGGGTGCGTCGAGCTGTACGCCCGTGGTCCGGGCATGGTGGCCGCCGCCCGGGAACGCGGGTGGGTCGGTGAGGACGCCCAGCAGCTCACCCTCGACGCCCGCGAGGGCGACCCGGTCGCCCGGGAGGCCATCGAGCGGGGCATGCGGGCCCTGGCCGCAGGGGTGGCCGAGCTGGCCACCAACCTCGACGTGACCACCTTCGTGATCGGCGGCGGGGTGTCCAAGGCCGGTGAGGTGGTCTTCGAGCCGCTGCGCCGCCACCTGGCCGACTTCGCCGTGCTGCACTACGTCGACGGCCTCGAGGTCCGCCCTGCGGAGCTGGAGAACGCCGGGCTGCTGGGGGCCGCCGCGGTGGCCCTGGCGCTGACCGGACGCGGCCCGCTGAGGCAGGCGCCGCCCTCGGGCCGCCGGACGCCGTCGCGGTAGCATCTGCTTCCGGTCCGAGGGCCGCGGGCGCATAGCTCAGCTGGTCAGAGCAGCTGCCTTACAAGCAGCAGGTCGGGGGTTCAAGTCCCTCTGCGCCCACCAGGACGGCGCCCTCCCGCGCCGCCGCGCACCGGGGGCTAGCGTGTGCGGGTGAGTGACACCCCCACCGACGGCACCATCACCGAGAAGCAGCGGTGGCGGGCCCTCATGGTCTGCCTGGTCGCCGGCGCCATGACCCTGCTCGACGTCAGCATCGTCAACGTCGCCCTCCCCTCGATCCGGGACGGCCTGGGGGCCGGCCCCAGCACCATCCAGTGGGTGGTGGCCGGCTACGCGCTGGCCTTCGGCATCCTGCTGGTCCCGGCCGGGCGGCTCGGCGACGCCCGCAGCCGCCGCTCGGTCTTCATCGCCGGGGTGGTGCTGTTCACCCTCTCCAGCGCCCTGTGCGGTGCCGCCCAGGACCCGGTCTGGCTGGCGGTGGCCCGGGTGCTGCAGGGGTTCGGCGGCGGTCTGATCTCCCCGCAGGTCTCCGGCTTCATCCAGACCATGTTCACCGGGCGGGACCGCGGCCGGGCCTTCGGGCTGTTCGGGGCCTCCATCGGGGTCTCGACCGCGATCGGCCCGCTGCTGGGCGGCGTGCTGGTCAACGCCGGCGGGCCCGACCTCGGCTGGCGGCTGGTCTTCTTCGTCAACGTCCCGGTCGGCGTGGTGCTGGTGCTGCTCGCGCTGCGCTGGCTCCCCCGCGCCGGCACCGGTCACCGGCAGTCCCTGGACCCGGTGGGCGTGGTGCTGTTCGCGGCGGCGATCCTGCTGGTGCTGTGGCCGGTGGTCCAGGGCGACCAGGACACCCCGCTCAGCCAGCGCCCCTGGTGGTTCCTGGCCGTGGCGGCCGTCGTGCTCGTCCTCTTCCTGCTCTGGGAGCGGCGCTGGGCGGCACGCGGGGAGGAGACGCTGGTCGACCTCAGCCTGCTGCGGGTGCGCTCCTTCACCACCGGGCTCGGGCTGGGCACCTTCTACTTCGCCGGCTTCACCGCCATCTTCATCGTGCTCACCCTCTACCTGCAGGAAGGCCTCGGCTACTCCGCCCTGGAGGCCGGGCTGACCCAGCTGCCGTTCGCGGTCGGCTCGGCGGTGTCGGCGTTCCTGGCCGGTCGCCTGGTGCACCGCTTCGGCCGGTGGCTGGTGGTGCTCGGGCTGGTGGGCGTGGTCGTCGGGCTGGTGGTCATCGACGTGATCGCCCCGGTCATCGAGGGCATGGAGGGCCTCAAGCTGGCCCCGGCGCTGCTGCTGGCCGGCTTCGGCGGCGGCATGGTGATCTCCCCCAACGTCACCCTGGCCCTGGCGGAGGTCGACCCGGCCCGGGCCGGGGCCGGTGGTGGGCTGCTGCAGACCGCGCAGCGGACCGGGTCGGCGATCGGCGTGGCCGTGGTGCTGGCGATCTTCTTCCAGTCCGCCGCCGCCACCGGCGGGGACCTGGGTGAGGCGCTGTCCTACAGCCTGCGCACCACCATCGCGCTGGTGCTGGTGGCCCTGGCTCTCGGCGTGGTCGACCTGCGCCGGCGCACCGCCGACCCGGCCCCGGAGCCGGCCGAAGTCGTTCGGTGACCCGACCCCTCGGTGGCAGACTGCCCGCGTGAGCGAAACCCTGAAGTCCCGCATCCGTTCCGACATGACCGCCGCCATGAAGGCCCGCGCCACCACCCGCACCCGGGTGCTGCGCTCGGTGCTGACCGGCATCCAGCAGGCCGAGGTCGCCGGGGAGCACGCCAAGGAGCTCACCGACGCCGAGACCCTCGACGTGATCGTGCGCGAGGCGAAGAAGCGGGCGGAGTCGATCGAGGCCTACGAGGCCTCCGGCCGCGAGGAGCTGGTCGCCCAGGAGCGCGAGGAGGCCGAGGTGCTGGCGGAGTACCTGCCGGCCGGGCTGAGCGAGGCCGAGATCAGCGAGATCGTCCGCGCCGCCATCGAGCAGACCGGTGCCGACGGCCCGCGCGCGATGGGCAAGGTGATGGGTGTGGTCACCCCGCAGACCAAGGGACGCGCCGACGGCGCCGCCGTGGCCGCCGAGGTCAAGCGCCAGCTGGCCGGCTGAGGCGCGGCGAGCGGGCTCAGAGCCTGCTGAGCGCCTCCAGCGGGGCGTCGGGGTCCCTGGCGGTGCCGTGCGCGGTGCCGTCCCGCCAGGCCACCCGGCCGGCGGCGTCCACCCAGACGCTGGTGCGCCGCGCGCAGCCCAGCTCCTCGTCGAAGACCTCGTAGCACCGGGCGATCGCCCCGTGCGGCCAGTGGTCGCTGAGCAGCGGCAGGCTGAGGGAGAGTGCGTCGGCGAAGGCCCGCAGGGAGAAGATCGAGTCGCACGACAGGGCCCGGACGTGCGCGCCGGCCTCGGCGTAGCGTCCCAGCCGCTGCTGCAGCGCGACCAGCTCGCTGGCGCAGACGGGGGTGTTGGCCCAGGGGTAGAACACCAGCAGCACCGGCGACCCGCGCAGGGCCGACAGCGTGTGCTCGCGGCCGTGCTGGTCGCGGGTGGTGAAGTCGGGAGCCTCGGGCCTCAGCGCGGGCACCCCGTCAGCGGCGCGCACGCCTCAACGGCGCACGCCCTTGGGCCGGACGAGCTTGCTGGCGGCCCACTCGTCGGAGAGAGCGGCGGTGCTGGTCAGGCTGAGCCCGGCGGTGAGAGCGGCCTCGGAGATGTCGGCGGGGTCGACGTGCCCGTCGCGCCCGACCTTGGGCGTCATCAGCCAGACGAACCCGGAGCCGGCCAGATCGGTCAGGGCGTCCACCAGGCCGTCGACCAGGTCGCCGTCGCTGTCGCGCCACCACAGCAGCACGACGTCGACCGCCTCGACCGCCTCCTCGACGAGCTCACCGTCGACCGCGTCCTCGAGGGCGACCCGCAGGCCGTCGTCGACGTCCTCGTCCCAGCCCAGCTCCTGGACCACCATGCCTGCCGTGACGTGCAAACGGTCTGCCCCCGGGGCGGTCTTCTCCCCCGTGGGTCCTGCGTTGGTGCTCACCGAGCCCCCCTCGTCCGTGTCGTGGATCAGGGCATCAGCGTGCCAGAGAGCTGCGGGGTTGGGAACCACCAGGGGTGCCGCGGCCGAACGGGCCGGCTGGGCCGCGCTGGCGACGTCCGCCCGGATTACGGTTCGTCGGGGGTAGGTGACAAACTGATCTGCGGGTGTGCCATGACCTGGACCGCCCGGTCCCCTCCCGGGGACGCGCGTAGACACTGCGATAGGAGCCTCATGGCACGCCCTGGCGAGCGCCCCGGCATCACCGCCGAAGGAATCCCCAGCCAGCTTCCGGACATCGATCCCGAAGAGACCCAGGAGTGGCTGGACTCCCTGGACGGCATGCTGGACGAGAAGGGCAAGCAGCGGGCCCGCTACATCATGCTCAAGCTGATCGAGCACGCCCGCGAGAAGCAGGTGGGTCTGCCGGCCCTGCGCAGCAGCGACTACATCAACACCATCCCGCCCGAGGACGAGCCCTGGTTCCCCGGTGACGAGCACACCGAGCGCCGCATCCGCGCCTTCATCCGCTGGAACGCCGCGATCATGGTGTCGAAGGCGAACCGCAAGGGCCTCGAGGTCGGCGGGCACATCGCCTCCTACCAGAGTGCGGCCAGCCTCTACGAGGTCGGCTTCAACCACTTCTTCCGGGGCAAGGACCACGCCGGTGGCGGCGACCACGTCCTGATCCAGGGCCACGCCTCCCCCGGCATCTACTCCCGCGCCTACCTCGAGGGCCGGCTCACCACCGACCACCTCGACTCCTTCCGCCAGGAGGTCTCCCGCGGCAAGGGCAACGGGCTGTCGTCCTACCCGCACCCGCGATCGATGCCGGGCTTCTGGGAGTTCCCGACGGTGTCGATGGGCATCGGCCCGATGAACGCCATCTACCAGGCGCGCTTCAACCGCTACATGCAGCACCGCGGCATCACCGACACCTCCGACCAGCACGTCTGGGCCTTCCTCGGCGACGGCGAGATGGGCGAGCCGGAGTCGCTGGGCGCGATCGGCGTGGCCTCCCGCGAGGGGCTGGACAACCTCACCTTCGTGATCAACTGCAACCTGCAGCAGCTGGACGGCCCGGTGCGCGGCAACGGCAAGATCGTGCAGGAGCTGGAGTCGCAGTTCCGCGGCGCCGGCTGGCACGTGATCAAGGTGCTGTGGGGCCGTGACTGGGACCCGCTGCTGGCGATGGACTCCGACGGCGCGCTGGTGAACAAGATGAACACCACGCCGGACGGGCAGTTCCAGACCTACTCCGTCGAGGACGGGGCCTACGCCCGCCAGCACTTCTTCGACGACCCGCGGTTGCAGAAGATGGTCAAGGACATGTCCGACGACGACATCAAGAAGCTGTCGCGCGGCGGTCACGACTACCGCAAGGTCTACGCCGCGTTCAAGGCCGCCCAGGAGCACGTCGGCCAGCCGACGGTCATCCTGGCCCAGACGGTGAAGGGCTGGACGATCGACGCCCTCGAGGCCAAGAACGCCACCCACCAGATGAAGAAGCTGACCACCAAGGACCTCAAGGCCTTCCGGGACCGGCTCT
The sequence above is a segment of the Auraticoccus monumenti genome. Coding sequences within it:
- a CDS encoding ROK family protein — translated: MDDAVVAVDIGGTKVAMAVVAADGQVLFEDVVPTGTGEDPEQLWQPIGAALAGLLDGVGDVLGEETRVGIGSAGPVHGPEGLVSPVNIPAWRRWPVRDRVLDAVVRATGRPATGVLAGDGHCIAVGEHWLGAGRDVSSMVGMVISTGVGGGAVIDDVLFAGATGNAVHIGHTSVNFLGERCACGSHGCVELYARGPGMVAAARERGWVGEDAQQLTLDAREGDPVAREAIERGMRALAAGVAELATNLDVTTFVIGGGVSKAGEVVFEPLRRHLADFAVLHYVDGLEVRPAELENAGLLGAAAVALALTGRGPLRQAPPSGRRTPSR
- a CDS encoding MFS transporter, which codes for MSDTPTDGTITEKQRWRALMVCLVAGAMTLLDVSIVNVALPSIRDGLGAGPSTIQWVVAGYALAFGILLVPAGRLGDARSRRSVFIAGVVLFTLSSALCGAAQDPVWLAVARVLQGFGGGLISPQVSGFIQTMFTGRDRGRAFGLFGASIGVSTAIGPLLGGVLVNAGGPDLGWRLVFFVNVPVGVVLVLLALRWLPRAGTGHRQSLDPVGVVLFAAAILLVLWPVVQGDQDTPLSQRPWWFLAVAAVVLVLFLLWERRWAARGEETLVDLSLLRVRSFTTGLGLGTFYFAGFTAIFIVLTLYLQEGLGYSALEAGLTQLPFAVGSAVSAFLAGRLVHRFGRWLVVLGLVGVVVGLVVIDVIAPVIEGMEGLKLAPALLLAGFGGGMVISPNVTLALAEVDPARAGAGGGLLQTAQRTGSAIGVAVVLAIFFQSAAATGGDLGEALSYSLRTTIALVLVALALGVVDLRRRTADPAPEPAEVVR
- a CDS encoding GatB/YqeY domain-containing protein, with translation MSETLKSRIRSDMTAAMKARATTRTRVLRSVLTGIQQAEVAGEHAKELTDAETLDVIVREAKKRAESIEAYEASGREELVAQEREEAEVLAEYLPAGLSEAEISEIVRAAIEQTGADGPRAMGKVMGVVTPQTKGRADGAAVAAEVKRQLAG
- a CDS encoding redoxin domain-containing protein, producing MRAADGVPALRPEAPDFTTRDQHGREHTLSALRGSPVLLVFYPWANTPVCASELVALQQRLGRYAEAGAHVRALSCDSIFSLRAFADALSLSLPLLSDHWPHGAIARCYEVFDEELGCARRTSVWVDAAGRVAWRDGTAHGTARDPDAPLEALSRL
- a CDS encoding DUF3052 domain-containing protein; the protein is MSTNAGPTGEKTAPGADRLHVTAGMVVQELGWDEDVDDGLRVALEDAVDGELVEEAVEAVDVVLLWWRDSDGDLVDGLVDALTDLAGSGFVWLMTPKVGRDGHVDPADISEAALTAGLSLTSTAALSDEWAASKLVRPKGVRR